A region of Paraburkholderia largidicola DNA encodes the following proteins:
- a CDS encoding XRE family transcriptional regulator: MQYTPPTTKDLADLKKELGMTGKQLAELFGIAGDHQWRKYTGGNAPRPMAPQMLFFAMARLELDGETIERVLQRMRRVGATIDLTGEPDFLVQGGEPQL, from the coding sequence ATGCAATACACGCCTCCGACAACGAAGGATCTTGCCGACCTGAAAAAAGAGCTGGGTATGACCGGCAAACAACTGGCGGAGTTGTTCGGCATAGCGGGCGATCATCAGTGGCGAAAATACACAGGCGGCAATGCGCCGCGCCCAATGGCGCCGCAAATGCTGTTCTTCGCGATGGCTCGCCTCGAGCTAGACGGCGAGACAATCGAACGTGTGTTGCAGCGTATGCGCCGGGTCGGTGCGACGATCGACCTGACCGGCGAGCCCGATTTCCTGGTGCAAGGTGGAGAGCCACAGCTATAG
- a CDS encoding SGNH/GDSL hydrolase family protein: MSLGCAATLSACGGGNGGKPGNAQPDQPASTTQPASTPVASPIPVIIDAEGDSTMWGYQLINGAYGQTPNNPPALLQQLLRNQFGTSAISVENRAVPGATLEDRIAGSVVYDKPFSVSIAQEPAKIVLLNFAINDSNPGNNESPALFQNDLLEFIALAWAQGKIVVLEEPNPVTNPVYANLATYSLVIDNVAQTMNVPLVKQYAYIQSLPNWQSMLTDGGHPNDALYAIKAQREADVIGPIVKSLLRN, encoded by the coding sequence ATGTCACTGGGTTGCGCGGCTACGCTTAGCGCATGCGGGGGTGGTAATGGTGGAAAACCCGGCAACGCGCAGCCGGATCAACCGGCCTCGACCACTCAGCCCGCCTCGACACCGGTAGCTTCACCCATTCCGGTGATTATTGACGCCGAGGGCGATTCGACAATGTGGGGTTATCAATTAATCAACGGCGCATATGGACAGACGCCGAACAACCCACCTGCCTTGTTGCAGCAGCTGCTGCGAAATCAGTTCGGCACGTCGGCGATATCCGTTGAAAACAGGGCCGTTCCAGGCGCAACCCTCGAAGATCGAATCGCGGGAAGCGTCGTCTACGACAAACCATTCTCCGTATCGATCGCCCAGGAGCCAGCGAAGATCGTCCTCCTTAACTTCGCAATCAACGATTCGAACCCCGGCAACAACGAGTCGCCAGCGCTATTCCAGAACGATCTGCTGGAGTTCATCGCGCTGGCATGGGCTCAGGGGAAAATTGTCGTACTGGAAGAGCCGAATCCCGTGACGAACCCAGTGTATGCGAATCTGGCCACCTACTCACTAGTCATTGACAATGTGGCACAGACAATGAACGTCCCACTGGTAAAGCAATACGCATACATTCAGTCATTGCCGAACTGGCAATCGATGCTGACCGACGGTGGTCACCCGAACGACGCACTATATGCGATCAAAGCGCAGCGCGAGGCTGACGTGATCGGGCCGATCGTAAAGTCGCTCCTGCGAAACTAG